GCATCCTGATGTGAACCCGAGAAGGCGGTAAACACCAGCTCCCCGGCATAGGGATGGCGCGGATGCACCGGCAACTGATTGCAACGCGTCACCACTTCCAGCACCTGCTGGATATCACTGAAATCGAGCTGAGGTGCCACGCCCTGGGTATAGAGATTGAGCGCCAGCGTCACCAGATCGACGTTGCCGGTGCGCTCACCGTTGCCAAACAGGCATCCCTCCACGCGATCGGCACCCGCCAGCAGCGCCAACTCGGCACAGGCGATCCCGGTGCCGCGATCGTTATGCGGATGGACGCTGATACTCACCTGTGAACGCTGGCTAAAGTGGCGGCAGAAATATTCAATCTGGTCGGCATAGACGTTAGGGGTGTTGACCTCCACGGTGGCGGGCAGGTTGATGATCATTGGCCGTTGCGCATGCGGTTGCCAGATAGCCGCTACCGCTTCACAAATCTCCAGCGCAAACGCCGGTTCGGTGAAGCAGAAGGTTTCTGGGGAATACTGGAACGTCCAGGCGGTGTCGTCCTGGCGGGCACAACGGTCGCGGATTTGACGCGTGGCGGCGCAGGCCAGCTCGATGATCTCCGCTTTGCTCTGGCGAAACACGCGTTCACGGAACAGCGGGGCGGTGGCGTTGTACAGATGGATGATGGCACGCGGTGCGCCACGCAGCCCGTCGAAGGTGCGATCAATCAAGTCGGCACGCGCCTGGGTCAGCACCTGGATCGCCACATCGTCGGGGATATGGCGCTGCTCAATCAACAGGCGGACAAAGTCGAAATCGGTTTGTGAGGCGGCCGGAAACGCCACTTCAATCTCTTTGAAGCCGCAACGCAGCAGCAATTGCCAGAATTCCAGCTTACGCGCACTGTCCATCGGCGTGGCTAACGCCTGATTACCGTCACGCAGATCGGTTGACAGCCAGCGCGGGGCGGCGGTCAGCTGACGTGACGGCCACTGACGCTCGGGTAAGTTGATCACCGGGTAAGGGCGATATTTTTCAGCGGGTTGGGTAAGCATGGGGGTTCTCCTTATGGTCTGCGGTCAGTGTCACCCAAGCCCTGCGGTGTCGGCTCGCCCATTGCTGACAACCGCGCGCGCAAAACTGACAAACCCGGCGTGATAAATCACGCCGCTACAGATGGTGCAAACTCGTAGCGGCGCGATTTATCGCGCGTTATGCGCCAACTGGAAATTCTCAGCAGAAATCAGCATCGGTCATTTTACGGCTTCGGTTTAGGCTGTGATTTTTGTGTGAGAAGGGCAAAATCCAATGAAAAGAGCCGCTTTGATAGCACTGACGCTGGCGATCAGTACCGGCGCAAGCGCAGAAACGGTGACACTGCGTATCGCCGATCAGAAAGGGAATATGCGTGCGGAGCTGGAAGCCGCGCAGCAGTTGAATAACCTTAATTATCATATCGAATGGGCTGAATTCCCGGCGGCGGCACCGCTGGCCGAAGCACTGAACGCCGGGGCGGTGGACGCTGGCATCATCGGTGATGCGCCGTTGTTGTTCTCGCTGGCAGCGGGTTCGCAGGTGCAGGCGGTGGCGGTGAGTAAATCGGTGCCGGTGGGCACGGCCATGCTGGTCAGCCCGGACTCGCCACTGCAACGTGTGGCGGAGCTAAAGGGCAAAAGCATCGCCACCGGGCGCGGTTCCATCGGCCACTTCCTCGCACTGAAAGCGCTGGAGCAGGCGGGTCTGAGCGATAAAGATGTCCAGTGGCGCTTCCTCACCCCGGCGGATGCGCGCATCGCGCTGGCCAATGGCGCCGTTGACGCCTGGGCCACCTGGGATC
The DNA window shown above is from Pantoea sp. At-9b and carries:
- a CDS encoding ABC transporter substrate-binding protein, which gives rise to MKRAALIALTLAISTGASAETVTLRIADQKGNMRAELEAAQQLNNLNYHIEWAEFPAAAPLAEALNAGAVDAGIIGDAPLLFSLAAGSQVQAVAVSKSVPVGTAMLVSPDSPLQRVAELKGKSIATGRGSIGHFLALKALEQAGLSDKDVQWRFLTPADARIALANGAVDAWATWDPYTALAEVTHSGRVLVNGKGLSTGNSFLAATDAALRDDAKRAALQDYVNRLAAADRWANSHVSAYSAQLAKIIGFPAAAAEKSFARRQSHWQRVDDATIAQQQATADFYQKYGLIQKTLDVKPTFYHGLQVAQD
- the leuA gene encoding 2-isopropylmalate synthase, which encodes MLTQPAEKYRPYPVINLPERQWPSRQLTAAPRWLSTDLRDGNQALATPMDSARKLEFWQLLLRCGFKEIEVAFPAASQTDFDFVRLLIEQRHIPDDVAIQVLTQARADLIDRTFDGLRGAPRAIIHLYNATAPLFRERVFRQSKAEIIELACAATRQIRDRCARQDDTAWTFQYSPETFCFTEPAFALEICEAVAAIWQPHAQRPMIINLPATVEVNTPNVYADQIEYFCRHFSQRSQVSISVHPHNDRGTGIACAELALLAGADRVEGCLFGNGERTGNVDLVTLALNLYTQGVAPQLDFSDIQQVLEVVTRCNQLPVHPRHPYAGELVFTAFSGSHQDAIRKGFAERAQREETLWQMPYLPLDPADIGCSYEAVIRVNSQSGKGGAAWLLEQNHGLQLPRGLQQDFSRVVQQQTDAHGQEMTHHALWQLFCEHYGLTHPARRLLEAESHSDDKGETRLKARVQQATQHIHLEGKGNGLLSAAVAALRQRYGLTLSIEDYHEHTLGKRSDSRSVTYLSCVNPRGERAWGVGIDNDVARASLQALLNAAHAFLPQESSSQV